TCAAACAACATTTTGGATGCATCACCTGTCATGAAGGAGGCGATGTTATCCAAGCCTTTTTCCCGAGCAAAGGCATTACCTTCTTCTGCATAATGAGGAACAATGTCAATTCCGATAATCTTTTCTGGACCAAATGTAGCGTAATAGCAGGTTTTACCGCCACCGCCACAACCGATATCTAACACGGTCTTATTTTTAAACATTTCTTCCTGAGAATGGAACGGCAAGAAGAATTGAATGGTCTGATCACCCTTGCGGAATTGCCATTCGGTATAGCTCATTTTACCGTCATTCGCTAGATTGAACGGATGAACGGGCAAAGGAAACATTTTGTTTAACGCGATAAGTAATGACGAAGAGAGTGACAAGATCTTTTGCCTCCTTACAAACAAACGACAGTTATTTCTTGCTGGCTAACGCTTGTAAAACTAGCTCACTACTTTTCATAGCTTCCGCTTTGAGCATGTCAGCTTTTTCACGGATGATAGCTTGCTCTCGATCTAGGTGTTGCATACGATCGTCAAGTAGCGAAAGCAACTGTTCTGATGTTAAATCCTTGATATGGCCCGCACAGGTCATGCCTGCACGTTCCACAAAACGATCAATTTTAGGATCATAGGAAATCCCGATAAACGGAATGTGAAGCATACAAGCAAGGATCAAAGAGTGAAGCCTCATCCCCACCACGTAATCCGCTTGCTTCAAGATGCACATAATGTCATGAAAAGAGACATGCTCTTTCAGCATTGCCGCGCCCTTATGCTGCATCGCCTTTAAAATATCCTCAGAAGGGGCGATATCACTTGGGAAATGCATCGGTAGAAACAGCACGTTCCATCCGCGTTCCTGATAATAATCCGCAGCATCGGCAATCACCTGTTTGAAACGCGCTTCCGTTTTCCAATCACGAACGGAAAAGATCACAAGCGGTCGGGATGAATCTTCGAACATAGGTGATACCAGCTCAGCCCCTCGCTTATCTGAAATATCTTCAGGATGAATAGTGAGTGCAGGGTCCGCTGTAACATATAACGGAGCCTTGGTTACTCCACAAGCTTTAAAATCTTCACCTGATTCATGATCGCGTACAGTAATGACATCTACATGATTCACGACTGTTTTAATCATGGAACGGCTAAAGGATTTTAGGATGGGACCGAAGCCTTGGGCATAAAATACGACGGGTTTGCCTAACAATTTGGCAATGGTAACGATCCCGAGATAATAGAGTACACTGCGGGGGCTGGTAACGTCCTGCATGAGTGTACCGCCACCCATTACCAACAGGTCGCTTTGCTTTAATTCTCGCACAATCGTGGGGAGCTTCCAACGATTATGAGCGGATATCCCAAATAGCGATGTTGTCCGCTCAGGCGTATTTGACAACACGGATAGGGAAATATTCGGTTGTTCTCGTCTGAGCGAGGTAATTATTCCATATAACACAACATCGTCCCCGGCATTATTAAAGCCGTAATATCCGGAGATGAGAATTCGCGACATGAGAGAACCTTCTTTCTATTCAAACGTACTGGTAACGTAACTGATAAGTAGTATACAATCATAAGTGCCGTTTTTCTAAATTGGGCACATCCTCAAGTATAATCGAGAGGCGATAGGTAAGTAAAGCGAAGGAGACAGAACTACATAATATAGTAGATTCCTGCGGCAACTAACAACACACTAAGTACGATAAAGCTAATCATTACATACAGGATGCCTTTGTTTTTTCGTCTTCGATAGAAAAACTCATCAAACATCATGTAGACCCCTCTCTTGAACACGCTCTAATACCGTTCATATTACCATGTCTACACTAGAATATGCTAGATTTTTGGCAGAAAGGAACTTGTTGCATGACAAAATATTGGATGAAATATACGCTTTCCCTACCAGGAGAATTAGAGGAGATATTTTCCTATACCATTATGGAAACCGACTACACATTAGGGTGGATTGAACCCCAAGTAGAGGTCATTACGACTGACAATGGCTACGATTATGCGGAATTAACTGAGAAACCGATGACCGCCTATCTGTTTGAACCACTAGCGACTACCGAGCAGGAACAGACAGCTAGACTACAAAGATATCTTGATCAATGGGAAGGCAGAATTAGAATTGCAGCTACTGAACAAGTTGAGGAGGAGAACGAATCGTGGAAAGATGAGTTTACCTCCATACAAATAGGTGATTGGCTAATAGCGCCTTCCTGGGAAGACGCGAAGGTGGTAGAGCAAGCGGCGCATGTGCTCTACATTGATCCCGGTGCTGCTTTTGGAACGGGGTATCATGGAACAACTCAGGATATTTTGCGGTTTTTACAGGAGAGTCAATTAGCAGGCAAAACTATTTTGGATGTGGGAGCGGGGTCAGGGATTCTTTCTATCTTCAGCCTACTAAATGGAGCCGCATACCCTGTCTATGCAGCAGATATCAATCCAGAAACCGATTATCAACTAAAGCAAAATCTAGCCCTCAATCAATTATCTGATCAATCTGTGAAGGTATTGATAGGTGATGCATCAGTCGACGATAACCTATTATCCTTAGAAAAGCATTTTGATTTTATCTTCATTAATATTGGCGGAGAAGAAGTGATTCAGATGTTACCGCTAGTAAGACGTACCTTTAAGCCTACAGGCCGCTTGATCCTGTCAGGAATAGTAGAGTGGATTTTACCAAAAGTAGTAGAAGCTTATGAACAAGCAGGTTTTTATGTAATGGAACAAAAACAAAGTGAAGAATGGGTGACACTCTTATTGGAATTGTGCGACAATAAAGGAAAATAGTTGCATCCCCAAGGAGGAGTAGCATGGCAGAGCCTATCGTAATTGTCGCAGCAAAACGGACGCCAATCGGAACATTTGGCGGCATGTTTCAAGATGTGTCAGCACGTAAATTAGCTGAACTAACGATTCGTGACATCATGGATACAACAGGGATTGACCCAGGAGAGATTGATGAAGTTATTCTAGGGAATTGTATTCAACGTACGGATGAGCCGAATATTGCAAGAACAGCTCTTCTGGATGCTGGTCTGCCTCAGCAAGTGACAGGATTGACTGTTCAGCGACAATGTTCTTCCGGTATGCAGGCAATTGTCTCAGGTCTGCAACAGATAGCTTTAGGCGATAGCGAGGTTGTGATCGCGGGTGGTGTAGAGTGCATGAGCCGTGCTCCTTATGTTTTAAAGCAAGCTCGTTTTGGCAAAAGGTTGATGCATGGTGAAATGACAGACGCTTTGTGGGACCTACTTACAGATCCGCATCACGATATTTTAATGGGTGAAACAGCAGAGCGTCTGGTGGATCGCTATGGGATTAGTCGGGAAGAGCAGGATGAGATCGCTTATTTAAGTCATCAGAAAGCGGCACATGCCACTAAAGAGGGACGTTTTGAGGACGAAATCATACCGATTGTTTTGAGTAAAAAAAATAAAACGATCACACTAGCCATAGATGAGCATATTCGTCCAGACATTACGCTCGATGCTTTAGCCAAATTAAAGCCAACCTTTCGTGATGAGGGAACGGTTACACCGGGGAATGCTTCAGGCTTAAATGATGGTGCTTCTGCCGTGCTACTAATGAAAGAAAGTAAAGCAAAACATCTTGGCCTTACGGTACTAGGTCGAATTGTCTCTTATGCATGGGCAGGTGTTGAGCCTGACTTAATGGGATATGGACCAGTCCCAGCAACGCATAAAGCTTTGAAGAAAGCAGGGCTTCGTTTACAAGACATACAACTGATTGAGGTTAATGAAGCTTTTGCTGCCCAGTATCTGGCGGTAGAAAAGCTATTGGAGTTGGATCGAACCATCACGAACGTAAATGGTAGTGGGATATCACTTGGCCATCCAGTAGGCTCAACTGGCTGTCGTCTAATCGTTACCCTCTTGCATGAAATGAAGAGACGCCAGTTACAGAGAGGGCTAGCCACTTTATGCGTAGGCGGAGGACTGGGTATGAGCATGATTGTAGAGCGATAAAATGGCGTGAATAAACGATAGAGGATGATCCTAAGAGCTATACTAGGCTTGGTAGCTATTGCATAAATCGGACATTTTTTGACCATAGTATAAAGGACCCTGTATAGGGTTTCTTTTTTTGTAGACACTGCGATGAGGTAAGGGGAAGATCAGATGCGAGCCAAGCAGAAAGAAACCGTAAAAAAAGTGATCATCATTGTCCTTTGCGTCTTATTTATAGCGTTGATCGCCTATCTAGGTACTGCTTTTCAACAATACAAGCAGATGACGCAAGATTGGTATGAGCCGCTTCCTCAGGTGAGCGGCTCTTCATTTCCAGACGATACCTCAATCATGCAGGCACCAGGGCTTCCCTCGGATCAGTCCTCCACCCTTACAGCAGAAGAGCTCTATCACAAAGAACAAACCCTTCAGCCCTTTAGTATGATGCTAATTGGTACAGATAGCAGGAAAGGGGAGCGTGCACGTTCGGATACCCTTTTGATAGCTACAATCAATCCATTAACTCAACAAGCTCAATTGATCTCGATTCCTCGTGATACTTATATTAAAATTCCCGGCAAAGGCTTTGACAAAGTAAATCACGCAACTGCCTTTGGTGGACCTGTTCTGTTAAAAAAGACATTGGAAGACTACTTGTCAATCAAGATTGATCGCTATGCCACGATTGACTTTGATGGCTTCCGAAAACTAATTGACGAATTGGGCGGTGTAGAAGTAACCGTCAAGAAACGTATGAAGTATACCGACCCTAGTGATGGAACAAATATTGATCTATATCCGGGCAAACAAGTGCTGGATGGCAAGCAAGCACTAGATTATGCACGCTATCGGAAAAGTGATTTTGGCCACGAAGACAGCGACTACGAACGAATTGCCCGTCAGCAAGAAATTATTCGGGCCTTAGCGAATAAAGGAAGCTCCATGGATGCTTTTTTAAAGGCATTTAAATTGATGGATATTTTAGGGAAACATATCAAGACAGACCTCACACAAAATGAAATTTCCTCGTTGCTTGTTACCTACTATGATCCTAAACAAAATCACATCACAACAGAAACAATTAAAGGACGTGATGAACGTATTTGGAATCATTCAACACTCGGATGGTACTATCTGGTTTCATCAGGTGAGCGAGAGCGAATCCAAGAAAAAATAAGAAAAGTATTGAAAACGAACGCAACAGAATAAACAGAGTTGTGCTCCTCATTTTTTAGAAAGAAGAAACATGTTAAAACCAAATAGTAGGAGAAGGAAAGGCATAACCATCAGTTGGAGCAGTTCGTTTTGTTTCGTTTTGCCTTTCCTCGCTGGAAAGATTAGTAAAAAAACTGGAAAAGTCTATCTGTTTAGAATAAAATAGACAATTAAGGAGAGATTGTGAATGTGAAGATGGGAAAGATGAGGTATCAAAGGTTGGAGGGAAAGCGATGTTAATTGCCAAGCCTTGGTTATCTTGTTACCCAGCAGAAGTCCCCGCTACAGTGGAATACCCCCGTGTTCCATTGACTTACTTTTTAGAAAAATCAGCACAAGATTATCCACAAAATTATGCTCTTTCTTTTATGGGAAAGCGCATGACCTATCAAGAACTACTCACCCAATCCTATCGTTTTGCTCATGTATTACGAGCGCGAGGCGTACAAAAGGGAGACCGCATTGCCATTATGCTGCCAAATATTCCGCAAACCATAATCGCTTTTTATGGAGCGATATTTGCTGGAGCGGTGGTTGTTATGACCAATCCTTTGTATACAGAACGTGAATTAACACACCAGTTAAACGATTCTGGTGCAGTGGTCATTGTAACCCTCGATCTCTTATACAACCGAGTACTGAATGTGAAGTCAAATACCAAATTACTTCATGTATTTCTAACCAGCATACGAGATTTTTTACCCCCCATGAAGAAAGCGCTTTACCCAATAGCTCAGAAATTTGATAAAAAAGCGGTGCCAGTACCAGCCATTCTCTATCAGGATGGGGTAGTGAATTTTGTGCGCGCTTTAAAGCAGGCACAACCTGATCCCATTCATATTGAAGCAAACTGGGAGGAAGAATTGGCCATCTTGCAATATACAGGTGGAACGACTGGTCTTGCCAAGGGAGTGATGCTTACCCATCGCAATCTGGTGGCAAACGCTGTTCAATGCAAGGCTGTTCTTTATAAGATGAGGCAAGGACAAGAGAAAATTCTAGGGGTCTTACCCTTATTCCATGTTTATGGACTGACTACCGTGATAAATTGCGGAGTTCAGATGGCTGCAGAAATAGTGCTGGTTCCACGTTTCGACGTTAAGCAAATCTTGCAATTAATACAGAAGGAGCGCCCGACTATCTTTCCAGGAGCTCCTACTATGTATATCGGTCTCATTAATCATCCAGACATTAAAAATTATGATTTATCCTCTATTGAGGCCTGTGTTAGTGGTTCTGCTCCGTTGCCTTTAGAAGTACAAGAGCGATTTGAAGAAATTACGGGTGGCAAATTAGTCGAAGGATATGGTCTAACCGAAACCTCTCCTGTTACCCATTCAAATAATCTGTGGGAAAGACGTGTCAATAGTAGCATTGGACTTCCGTGGCCAGATACAGAAGCTTGTATTATTGACCCAGCCACAGATGAAGCAATGCCTCCTAATCAGATTGGTGAATTGGCTGTTCGTGGCCCTCAGATTATGAAGGGGTATTGGAACCGTCCCGAAGACACGGCGATGGTTCTCAAGGATGGATGGTTACTGACCGGAGATATTGCGTATATGGATGAAGAGGGTTTTTTCTATATCGTTGATCGTAAAAAAGATATGATTATTGCTGGTGGATTTAATATCTATCCTCGTGAGGTGGAAGAGGTTTTGTTTGAACATTCTGCCATTCAAGAGGCTGCGGTAGTCGGTATACCAGATCCATATCGAGGAGAGACGGTTAAAGCCTTTATTGTAGTGAAGGATTCCTATCAGGTGACGGAGGACGAGTTAAATGCATTCTGTCGTCAGCGGTTAGCTAGCTATAAGGTGCCGCGTTCCTACGAATTTAGGGAAGAATTACCTAAAACCATGGTCGGCAAGGTACTTCGTCGTCATTTGCAAGAAGAAGAGAAGAAACGTATGGAATTAGAAAGCACTAGTAAATTAGGATAAATCTCTAAAATGTGTCTAAAATGCGACGAAATTCGACGTAAGAAATGATTCTAGCACTTTTCTGGCTAGGAAGAATTGCCTATCTATTCAATCAGAGTTACAATTGTAGCAACGGTTTACCCTGAGATGGGGTAAGCCGTTTTTTATTTGTCTAATGCTTGACAGAGGTGCCTAGGTATTATAAAATTTTCTTGAATGAATATTCATTCATTTATTACGAATTAAACAAGGACATCTAAGAAAGTAAAATGGAGGGCAACATGGCCAAAAAAACGGGGGAAAAGTATCAAGCCATTATAAATGCAGCCGTCACGGTGATTGCCAAGCACGGTTATCATAACGCGCAGGTATCGCGAATCGCTAAAGAAGCTAAGGTAGCGGACGGGACCATTTATCTCTATTTTAAAAACAAGGATGATGTCCTTATCTCGCTGTTTAACGAGAAGATGGGACAATTTGTAGAGAATTGCCGTGAGTTGACTTCTCAGGCAAACGATGTTTCTGAGAAGGTACGTATTCTCATTCGGAGTCATCTCAGCCAATTGGCGCAGGATCATAACTTAGCGATTGTGACACAAATTGAGTTGCGTCAGATTAATCCTGAGGTAAGTCAGGGTATTGGAGAAGTATTGAAATCATACTTTAACCTGATTGATGCAGTCGTTCAGGAAGGGATGGACAGCGGTATCTTCCGTTCAGATATTGATGTACGGATGGCACGCACTATGATTTTTGGTACGTTGGATCAGACGGTAACTTCTTGGATTATGAAAGAATGTAAGTACGATCTCGTCTCTCTTGTGGATCCCATTCACAATCTCTTCCTAAAGGGATTCTGCAAAAACTAGACCCCATTTAAGCCTAGGAAATCTCAATACAACGTTTTTGAAATAATCTTGGTTATTTCACCTCAACAAAACTTGTAAAAAGACTTTTGTATAGAGATTTCCTCTGATACAATGTTGCCTAGGTTCTATTTTGTACAAAACTGATCGGGCGCTCATTCATTCGCTCGTTCGGTGTAAAAGGGGGACAAAGCATGTCGTATCCAAATCTTACGCTTGTAACAGAAGGAACTATCGCTATATTGACGATTAACCATCCGCCAGCCAATGCGTTAAATCAGGTTACACTCACCAGTTTGGCTCAGGTTTTAGACGATTTGGAGCAAAATGATCAGGTCAGTGCCATTGTTATTACTGGCGAAGGCCGCTTTTTTATCGCAGGTGCTGACATTAAAGAATTTACTGAATTGGCTGAACAGAGTCCACAGCAGGTGGCGGAGCGAGGACAACAATTGTTTCTGCGAATGGAGACTTTTTCTAAACCTATCATTGCTGCAATAAATGGAGCTTGCCTCGGCGGCGGGTTGGAGCTTGCTATGGCGTGCCACATCCGTTATGTAGCAAAGGAAGCGAAGTTAGGGCTACCTGAGCTTAATCTGGGTCTAATCCCCGGATACGGTGGTACTCAACGTTTGCCGCGTCTGATTGGACGAGGAAAAGCTACCCAACTAATACTGACTTCCGATATGATCGATGGTGAAGAAGCTCATGCTATCGGTCTGGCAGAAGCTGTTTATCCAGTGGAACAGTTGTTGGAAGAAAGTAAAAAGCTAGCTCGTAAAATTTCAGAAAAGGGTGCGATTTCTGTCAAATACGCACTGGATGCAATTCACAGTGGCGTAGAACTGGGTTTATCTGCTGGAACGAAGCGTGAAGCTGAATTATTTGGTCAGGTATTCACTACTGAAGATATGAAAGAAGGCGTGACTGCTTTTCTTGAAAAGCGCAAACCGCAATTTTCCAATCGATAGGAGGGTTCAACCATGAAAATCTTAGTTGCGATGAAGCAGACCTTTGACACGGAAGAAAAGATCATTATTCAGGACGGTATCATTAGTGATGATGGTGTGGAGACGATTATTAATCCTTATGACGAATATGCCATTGAAGAGGCAATCAAGCTACGCGATGACCTTGGTGGCGAGGTTATTGTAATGACCCTAGGCAAAGATGGAGCCGAAAAAGAATTGCGTACTGCTCTAGCTATGGGAGCTGATCGAGCAGTTTTAGTAGATGATGAATCGTTATTTGGTGATGAATATACGACAGCAAAGGTACTAGCCGCAGTTGCCAAAAAAGAAGGATTCGATCTCATCTTAGGTGGACAAATGGCTGTGGATTCGGGTGCAGGTCAAGGTGGTCCTCGTTTAGCTGAAGAGCTATCTATCAACCATGTTTCAACAGCGGTTAAAATTGACATTGATGGTACTACTGTCCGCGTGGAACGCGATGTGGAAGGAGATATGGAGGTAGTAGAAACCTCCCTACCTGTCCTTATTACGGCGCAGCAAGGCCTTAACGAGCCGCGTTATCCATCACTACCAGGTATCATGAAGGCGAAAAAGAAACCGTTCGATCGTCTGTCCGCAGATGATTTGGGGCTTACAGCAGAAGATGTAGCAAGTAAGACCGAGATCGTATATCAATATGTACCAGAAAAGAAAGAAGCAGGTCGTATCTTGTCAGGTGATGTTCCGAGCCAAGTGGCTGAATTAGTGCAACTACTGCGTAACGAAGCAAAAGTGATCTAAGGGAGGACTTCCAAATGAAAAAAGTACTCGTACTAACTGAAGCACGTGATCATCAATTGCGTAACGTTTCCTTGGAGGCATTGGCTGCCGCCCAGATCATAGCAGAGGGTGGCGAAGTAGTAGCTGCTGCATTCGGTAGCGATGCAGATACATATGCCAATGCACTGGGTGAATACGGAGCGACTAGCCTTTATGCAGTAAAAAATGAAACATTAGACCAATATGCTCCCGATGCATATGCACAGGCTTTTGTGAAGGTAATTCAAGAGGTGAATCCAGACGCTATCGTGGCAGGACATACAGCGATTGGACGTGATATCGCACCACGGGTTGCTGCTCGATTAGGATTAGGTCTGATCTCAGATGTTACTAGTGTTGAAGCGGGTCCTGTCTTTACTCGACCTATTTATGCAGGGAAAGCATTTCAAAAGCGTATATTTTCCAGTGATAAAGTTTTCGTAACGATCCGTCCGAATAATATTGCTTTGGGAGAAACAAAGCCAGGTCAATCTGCTACAGTGGTCACGGTAGACGTAGAACTAAAAGATTTACGTAGCATTATTAAAGAAGTCGTTCGCAAAACGTCTGGCAAAGTAGATTTATCCGAAGCGAAAGTAATTATCGCAGGTGGCCGTGGCGTTAAGAGTAAAGACGGCTTCCAGCCGCTGGAAGAACTAGCTGAGGTTCTAGGAGCAGCAGTTGGTG
This is a stretch of genomic DNA from Brevibacillus laterosporus DSM 25. It encodes these proteins:
- the csaB gene encoding polysaccharide pyruvyl transferase CsaB; this encodes MSRILISGYYGFNNAGDDVVLYGIITSLRREQPNISLSVLSNTPERTTSLFGISAHNRWKLPTIVRELKQSDLLVMGGGTLMQDVTSPRSVLYYLGIVTIAKLLGKPVVFYAQGFGPILKSFSRSMIKTVVNHVDVITVRDHESGEDFKACGVTKAPLYVTADPALTIHPEDISDKRGAELVSPMFEDSSRPLVIFSVRDWKTEARFKQVIADAADYYQERGWNVLFLPMHFPSDIAPSEDILKAMQHKGAAMLKEHVSFHDIMCILKQADYVVGMRLHSLILACMLHIPFIGISYDPKIDRFVERAGMTCAGHIKDLTSEQLLSLLDDRMQHLDREQAIIREKADMLKAEAMKSSELVLQALASKK
- a CDS encoding 50S ribosomal protein L11 methyltransferase; the encoded protein is MTKYWMKYTLSLPGELEEIFSYTIMETDYTLGWIEPQVEVITTDNGYDYAELTEKPMTAYLFEPLATTEQEQTARLQRYLDQWEGRIRIAATEQVEEENESWKDEFTSIQIGDWLIAPSWEDAKVVEQAAHVLYIDPGAAFGTGYHGTTQDILRFLQESQLAGKTILDVGAGSGILSIFSLLNGAAYPVYAADINPETDYQLKQNLALNQLSDQSVKVLIGDASVDDNLLSLEKHFDFIFINIGGEEVIQMLPLVRRTFKPTGRLILSGIVEWILPKVVEAYEQAGFYVMEQKQSEEWVTLLLELCDNKGK
- a CDS encoding thiolase family protein; this encodes MAEPIVIVAAKRTPIGTFGGMFQDVSARKLAELTIRDIMDTTGIDPGEIDEVILGNCIQRTDEPNIARTALLDAGLPQQVTGLTVQRQCSSGMQAIVSGLQQIALGDSEVVIAGGVECMSRAPYVLKQARFGKRLMHGEMTDALWDLLTDPHHDILMGETAERLVDRYGISREEQDEIAYLSHQKAAHATKEGRFEDEIIPIVLSKKNKTITLAIDEHIRPDITLDALAKLKPTFRDEGTVTPGNASGLNDGASAVLLMKESKAKHLGLTVLGRIVSYAWAGVEPDLMGYGPVPATHKALKKAGLRLQDIQLIEVNEAFAAQYLAVEKLLELDRTITNVNGSGISLGHPVGSTGCRLIVTLLHEMKRRQLQRGLATLCVGGGLGMSMIVER
- a CDS encoding LCP family protein, coding for MRAKQKETVKKVIIIVLCVLFIALIAYLGTAFQQYKQMTQDWYEPLPQVSGSSFPDDTSIMQAPGLPSDQSSTLTAEELYHKEQTLQPFSMMLIGTDSRKGERARSDTLLIATINPLTQQAQLISIPRDTYIKIPGKGFDKVNHATAFGGPVLLKKTLEDYLSIKIDRYATIDFDGFRKLIDELGGVEVTVKKRMKYTDPSDGTNIDLYPGKQVLDGKQALDYARYRKSDFGHEDSDYERIARQQEIIRALANKGSSMDAFLKAFKLMDILGKHIKTDLTQNEISSLLVTYYDPKQNHITTETIKGRDERIWNHSTLGWYYLVSSGERERIQEKIRKVLKTNATE
- a CDS encoding AMP-binding protein codes for the protein MLIAKPWLSCYPAEVPATVEYPRVPLTYFLEKSAQDYPQNYALSFMGKRMTYQELLTQSYRFAHVLRARGVQKGDRIAIMLPNIPQTIIAFYGAIFAGAVVVMTNPLYTERELTHQLNDSGAVVIVTLDLLYNRVLNVKSNTKLLHVFLTSIRDFLPPMKKALYPIAQKFDKKAVPVPAILYQDGVVNFVRALKQAQPDPIHIEANWEEELAILQYTGGTTGLAKGVMLTHRNLVANAVQCKAVLYKMRQGQEKILGVLPLFHVYGLTTVINCGVQMAAEIVLVPRFDVKQILQLIQKERPTIFPGAPTMYIGLINHPDIKNYDLSSIEACVSGSAPLPLEVQERFEEITGGKLVEGYGLTETSPVTHSNNLWERRVNSSIGLPWPDTEACIIDPATDEAMPPNQIGELAVRGPQIMKGYWNRPEDTAMVLKDGWLLTGDIAYMDEEGFFYIVDRKKDMIIAGGFNIYPREVEEVLFEHSAIQEAAVVGIPDPYRGETVKAFIVVKDSYQVTEDELNAFCRQRLASYKVPRSYEFREELPKTMVGKVLRRHLQEEEKKRMELESTSKLG
- a CDS encoding TetR/AcrR family transcriptional regulator; the encoded protein is MAKKTGEKYQAIINAAVTVIAKHGYHNAQVSRIAKEAKVADGTIYLYFKNKDDVLISLFNEKMGQFVENCRELTSQANDVSEKVRILIRSHLSQLAQDHNLAIVTQIELRQINPEVSQGIGEVLKSYFNLIDAVVQEGMDSGIFRSDIDVRMARTMIFGTLDQTVTSWIMKECKYDLVSLVDPIHNLFLKGFCKN
- a CDS encoding enoyl-CoA hydratase codes for the protein MSYPNLTLVTEGTIAILTINHPPANALNQVTLTSLAQVLDDLEQNDQVSAIVITGEGRFFIAGADIKEFTELAEQSPQQVAERGQQLFLRMETFSKPIIAAINGACLGGGLELAMACHIRYVAKEAKLGLPELNLGLIPGYGGTQRLPRLIGRGKATQLILTSDMIDGEEAHAIGLAEAVYPVEQLLEESKKLARKISEKGAISVKYALDAIHSGVELGLSAGTKREAELFGQVFTTEDMKEGVTAFLEKRKPQFSNR
- a CDS encoding electron transfer flavoprotein subunit beta/FixA family protein, yielding MKILVAMKQTFDTEEKIIIQDGIISDDGVETIINPYDEYAIEEAIKLRDDLGGEVIVMTLGKDGAEKELRTALAMGADRAVLVDDESLFGDEYTTAKVLAAVAKKEGFDLILGGQMAVDSGAGQGGPRLAEELSINHVSTAVKIDIDGTTVRVERDVEGDMEVVETSLPVLITAQQGLNEPRYPSLPGIMKAKKKPFDRLSADDLGLTAEDVASKTEIVYQYVPEKKEAGRILSGDVPSQVAELVQLLRNEAKVI
- a CDS encoding electron transfer flavoprotein subunit alpha/FixB family protein — translated: MKKVLVLTEARDHQLRNVSLEALAAAQIIAEGGEVVAAAFGSDADTYANALGEYGATSLYAVKNETLDQYAPDAYAQAFVKVIQEVNPDAIVAGHTAIGRDIAPRVAARLGLGLISDVTSVEAGPVFTRPIYAGKAFQKRIFSSDKVFVTIRPNNIALGETKPGQSATVVTVDVELKDLRSIIKEVVRKTSGKVDLSEAKVIIAGGRGVKSKDGFQPLEELAEVLGAAVGASRGACDADYCDYALQIGQTGKVVTPDLYIACGISGAIQHLAGMSNSKVIVAINKDPEAPIFQVADYGIVGDLFEVVPLLTEEFKKVVVG